The region CTACGCAGATAACTTAGAAGGAAGCATTGATCAACCAGCAGAAGATGGGGACAGTGCTCTTCATCTCTGCTGCCTTTATGGGCATTTGCCCTGTGTTCAGGTCAGTTAAAcgctttttttgtttttgttttaattctAAGTTTATCTTCTTTTTGTTGAATTTGAGAGTTATATTGAGTAGAGTAATTGTGTCCATGTAGTTACTCATAGAAAGGGGAGCTAACTTGGAGGCTAAGGATGAAGATGGGGCCATTCCCTTACATGATGCCTGTGCTAGCGGTAGGCTGCCGTGATGAATCTTTTCTTTTGAGAGTTTTCCTTTCAAGTTTACAAGCTTGTTTTGATTGCAACTTTTGTGCTTCGATGGATATCTGCAGGGTTTACTGAAATAGTCCAGTTTTTAATCAACCGGGCAAACAATGCAGAATGTTTAAAGAGGATGTTAGAATCAGTTgatgcagagggtgatacagtaagTAACTAAATCAAACTTTAAGTCTTTCTTGTCTTTTTATATCTTCATTCAGTTGTTATGACAGTCTCTATGAGAGAATGAAAATAACCATTTCTAATTTGCCATGTTACTTCCTCCACTCTACATTGCTCAATGTTTTTAAATTTTCCTTTGCAGCCTCTTCATCATGCGGCCCGAGGCGAGCATGATGATATTGTAAGATTGTTACTGGCTTCCGGAGCGTCACCTACATCAGCAAACCTGTATGGAAAGGTCTGTGCCTGTATCATTTCCTTTATATTCTTCTTTTTAGCTAATCTTTGCATTTTGATTATCGACCTTTCcattttatgttattaataaaTGACCTTGGGTTCATGACAGATCCCCAGCGAATTACCCGAGCCGGACACAGAAGCTAGGAGAATTTTGGAAGCTGCTGCTGCTAGTGCACAGCAATGCCAATAGAGTTTCATTGCTGAAAATATCCACATTTTGTTCTGATACGGGAGCACTATCTTTGTGACCTCTCTGTTTGGTCAGTAATCAGTATCACCGACCACTGAACATGATGAGgcactttttctttcttttttgctTTTGTTAtttggtttgaagttttggaatcAATAGGAAGAGAGCATATAGTTCCCCCCATGTGAAGCGATATGATGTTACATCTCGGATTAGTAAGTCGAGTTTTGAAATGTCCCAATGCGTTAATCATAGTTTGATCACTCCTAATGGATGAGTTAAAATgtattattctttataatatagagaaaaaaatgatTAAGTAGTCTTCTAATGTAAAGTTATAtatttttacctaaatgaataatatttctcTATGTGTAGtaaaatactattcatcaagatataaatatttttttatttttttataaacttatatatatatatatatatgagtatgatactattatatttaattattttatttcttaaaataaataaaatatttaaaaaaatataatatataaatgatgtagagaaaaaatagaggagCAGATGTATCATATAacgtaaaagtttgaggtaaattataaaaatttatattttggtgatatattttgtaatacacattctttataatatttagctatAACTCATAAAAATATCTTTCATAAGCTCTTTCGTACATATATTTACAATAGCTATGCATACACttcaattaatttatatttatatttatatatcatttatataatattttaatattattatttttctttataagctttctctctccatttagtatatatttattatttcttttttattttttaattattttattttactatatgtgtaaagatataatatttaaatgatgtagagaaatatatagatgtaatgtaaaatttagagataaaatagaaaaatgtgtgttttgacGAGATATTTTAAAAGATTGAGTAGAGTACTTATTGGGAGTGCTCTAAGAGTGTTTTAGCAAATTGATTTTCATgtacataataaataaattcattttcatttaaatagaCACTTTTTAAAACGAAAATTTGATCAACTTAATAGTAATACCAACTGTAAGTCTTTCAGGGTGTGACAAACATGTTATTAATGGTGGACATAGTATATGGCTATGGGAGGACATAGTATATGGCTATCCATGGGTCATGATCTCAGTAGAGTATTTAGATGTAAACATGGGTTAGGTTCTATCAAGTTCGACCATTGTTCTGGCAGATTTCATTAACACCTCATCATTTCTACCTTCCCAAGCTTCAACCTTGTATGGCAAAAGTCTGTTTTTGTTTATATCTAAAAACATGCTTTTATAGCTAAAAACATAAGATAAGTAGAAATTTTAGCTTGTTTTTTTCTGTTTGCATAATCATTATATAAAGATTTttgttaatgaattttttttaaagtgtttgggcattaattaaaaaaaattatgtgtaaataaggaataataaaattattctaatttaaaaaagaaaacaactttttttttttttttaaagttagtAATCTTTAGTTTCTCCAAAAGGaccttttaaattaaaaaaaaaattgtttttatccaaacattcttaaaaatattttttttaatctttgaaGCTAAAAGCAGTCCAAAATAAGGTTACTCAAACGGAGCCACATGTCTGAGAGATTATTATTGATATTCGAATTGCAGTCAAATCGTATGGCTCTTATACTTAAAGCTTGTGGTGTTGCTTCAAGTTTTGGCTCCAACTTCAAAATTTTATTGGATCAGATTACGTACTCTTCTTTTTTTGTAGAAAAAAATACTACACACCCCAATTGGATAATTCATACAATCTTTACATGAACTCTATGACTTGAATAATAGATGACTTCTACCTATTTATGTaggtgtttaccgagattttcggaaactacacTAATGAATGTTAGttaagactaatgatatggaatttagaagattaacacaggacttttatgtggttggggcattaataagtcttagtccacgagtcagttgtattagagcttggaaagtcttttactaTGGAGTTTTCCTCTATTTTTTGACAGAGTAACAGTATAtaagtcgaagagagatcccCCTTTTCAGTGCTATATTTCTTGTATTTATAAGCTCATAGGACCACTGGATCTGGGCCgagtatgacccgggcccatcaaagatgtggatactTTTGGCTTTTCTggcggaagcccaatataaaagttaaaacatacgtaggtccaagactaattaaggcccaatggggcggcccaagaactatatttcgcccgacaaaacggttcTTTTGGTTTGGGcactccgagttacgaggcagattcaggggacaaaaacagtcagagtacttggtagTGCAGGTCTAAAACAGCGgagtgcaatcccgaggtggccttttccgcaggtgaaaagtggggacaacccccacgcgtcgtggggcggcttcagggtcatggATGCTTTTCCTTGCCAAACCGAGAGTgcctgatccgggttcgtttacctttgtccctcttcgtttaccacaggcccggaccgtttaccaggctccgggatcgtTACGTATGCTTTAGCTTCAACTGTAATCCGAACTTTGTACGTCTCCCGGACGACTATCCTGGATCACCATCCCAGACACCATCCGAATCCAAAATCACACTAGGGCAGTGGCCCTTGGTTACTCCTGTATCAAGggggcttgggccgggcccacatcCGAATGCCCAGACTATGGGCCTGGACTtcgtcccgggcccacgacaggaaatggggataacagtagGTGAAAAAGGAAATGAATCATCTATAAAATTGACTACATGTAGATTATTAAAAAAACTCTCTCTTGTGTTGAATGGAACTGTTCTTTTGCAGCACAAATACTGTTTTTTTAGGCGTTTGTCTTATAAAAATACTTGATTTGAACTCTTAATGACTTCCGATTCTTAAATATTAACACCAATGTGTCAGATATTAATTTTTGGTTGCTCGAAAATAAATGTCTGAATTGAAAATGGTAAAGTTTGATTGGGAATTATGGATAGTGAAAGTTAAAGTTTGTTGTTACTTGCCATTACTATAATGTGAGATGAACATTTTGTATCTATTGGTCTAAATCTATTTGGTATTAAATTCATAAGTTGTATTTATAAAagcaatttaaaatataaaaattataattttgtgaaagaaaaaaacatgagttagtaaaaaaaattgaagataaAAATTGGATgcttttaaagaaattaaatgtcCTATATTTTTTCAGCATGAAGTCATTCAATTGAATATAATTAATGATTAACTCCAAATTGCAAAATTTTtgcaattataattttttttagggaGTATATCAATTAAACTGATGGCAAATTGAAAAATTGTATTATAAAATTGTAATAAATTTAATtggaaaaattatataaaaataaattgttaCAAATATAATTTAATTGGTATTATTTATAAATTCAAAGTCTTGATTGCTAAGAAAAAAATTCAAAGATAATTTTGATTATCCCAATAATTCAAAAGAAAACCATGCTATAAACCTTTGTTCCAATTGATATCATGAAGTTCCAACGCCATTGTTGAAAGTTTTTGTCTGTTAATGGAGGTGAGGCAAGAATGAGTCCCGGATGATCACCATTACCCAAGAAATACGGATTGTTGGCATCTTCAAGGGGAGAATGATCAAGATTGTCCAGGGAAGTGAATCGATTTGAAGCTGAGTTGTGTTCGCCATTGGTGTTGGAGTTCAGAGCTTCAGGTATCTAGGATTgatgttgagcatcttcaattgGTGCTTGAGGACCATTTCTGAGGCTAGCAGAAGTGTTGTGTCAAGTGCGAGCCATGAGGATGAGGTGTAttatgtaacgtcctacgtttttgggtacctttaaacgactcgggtcgggatttttcccccgggttaagaatattattttaaataatattatattttgtttgtaagtattccacgagttattgctagccaaaatatgaattttgtgattttaaaagtcaagataagactttcggtcctggaccgacacaaaaaccctgatcgggtaaaaatctcggaaaataaaatgaaaaatcatggcaattatattttgggcataaaatacattcataaaagttaaagtttggtcaaaaataataaacctaaaagaaaatggaaattttaaggcattttgtggtaaatgcctaattttgccgaaatggggaattttattccatgaatggaccttaggttaaattttattttgtggttaattaaattaaatatgagagacatttaatttaattaattaatagtaagtttggtgattaaaacttaatgagagtgaaaaaggtgtaagaagtcaagtgggcaagtgggtagaaaagcactcaagtgttttgtgatattttgaagagttgtgtgagccattctaacccccaaatccgaccactctccctccctcattcactctcatctgatttttgaagactctctcaagtgttctctccatttgcaaccccaagaacaccaaagaaacttggaagctaagtcttggtctaggaagggttttccctaaggtaaagtttcataaATCTAGACTTTTGtgaagttttaagcatagagtttcaaatagctaattgactatgttgttgggggaagtttgttagggtttttgaaaggttttgaaggagtcaaagcttataggaaggtccaaaccttaagcaagaacaccaaagaggtaaaaagtttacttttgatgattttgttgtagggtttttagttttaagcattattttgtatatctaatgcttagagtttcttgttgatgatgtaataaggttatggtagttgtttaataatttttatgatgcatgagtattgatttttgaaaatgggaaccaaaacccccaagggttttgtaggataccctaaaacaaaacatgttttgagctgtgacttccaaggggtcaagcagccactgtatattgtttttgtaaaattaaattgtactgtgatgttgttgagattgagtacataaaattgagcttttgaaacacaaaaaaatgtttagaaatgagtaagttatgctatttcaaagattaggtaaaaaactgtttttttcgtattcttatttttggaaccaagtttggacagccactgtataggtcaaatgaacccagttttttataaaattttgtggacatattacttgcataacctattattccactgtaaaatttggtaagaaaatattgaacggtttgaaagttattaactgtcaaagtttgaaaaaaataaggacttgaaaataatgtcatttttacctcattgttggaaaatgatttcaccaataaaaaatgctcattttgacctaagatttttcaaagacctaaatggcataacaaaaatggaattgggaaattttggtaacaattgggtaagtaaatttcaagttatgaactaatgaagtatgtagttaaaaatgtgaaaaatatgtttttcacacttagtgtaaaaatgagattttggaacataaggtaaaaagttaaattttgtttatttcaagatataaaatggtaagtcttgaaatcatattttcactaaaatttaccctttgagtttaaatgaattatttttattaaagagtttttattctttctaaaaataagagatttaatttattaatagttaataaattaaaagagggattaaaaccctatattttgagaaaaataattaaataaattattttcctagtaagtaaaattgattaattgtttttggaaaattaattagtcaaaatgagaaatttataacggttttcctaattaagacaaattaggcaattttcttaaaacggtttttagatattaaaaccttaagaaaaataaaaggaaaatttaaagagtttattttctttaaaaataattaaggaatttatttgtattttctggatataataccggctaaaatcttacatattttaaccgactagtcgaaagtgcgggttaatagcgatacctggaaagaataagatttttagcggattgtgggaaataccattgtgatacccgagcctaggtatcgagaccttaggataggtctccccgagacttaaggtttagtctcgaatattttgtataactttccttaataagtttaaaaccaaataaggattgtaaatccttacaaatgacttttattaaaatgaccaaactgcccaaaataataataatgaattatgagtgccataattaatccgagtatactgtatggataactacagtattggctaagcgtaactggactgaacgttggagggtgaaaacttgctgagcgctaaggactccaagtaagtcaaattatattgtatggctgcaacatgaaatgattattgtcttgtatgttagtatagggatacatgcatatacataggctgtcatagaaagttgcttagagacgttagtctagtgagtgctgatttagaaaatatgaacggtagaagtccgtcatatcctagacggttgatccccgtcacactgcttgattttatttatgtccggttcattaccgagacgagtggccatgagatgaggataagctggttaaacctaggggcgccaagataaatgggacctaggggccctcatgcttacttaatcattggacggttagaatccgagcaagtgctctgataagttattcccggatagcggccgtgaatattggccattccgtgagagtgcctagagatactaggggttgctaagatagagtgaggttgaacaccctaggggcagctgctcaccagcaccactgattaacatagaagtctccataaaaccgtgtaaattggattacactcttgaatatgtagcgatgccctaagtaacacgatagttacccttgatgagaatatttatttgctagatcttagtgtggggactcagttctcttttacagattagcaattatgttggagggcgcgttacgcatgaattgttggaaattgtcgagcgttggtctcgaattatttggtgatataatatatctgcttgctctgggattttctgagtgcagggatataattgttgataagatatagttgtgatataatatatctgcttgctctgggattttctgagtgcagggatataattgttgataagatatagttgtgatataatatatctgcttgttctgggatttttctgagtgcaggatttttatctagttacgaattaatttatcattggttatcaggcatgaccataagtttgccaggacgctttagcgttcttgaaattgattgattagggtccggatgggtccggaaccctaattctctacatgctttgtttgaaagttgatcttactaagcgttttcgcttacctagttgtttcatgttgtaggtaagagcaagggcaaggcagagcagtgagcgctggagtcttccttgcaaatgtacatgtggaccgaccttttggaaagccgttttatttttggaaatgttgtgtaattttcctaaactaggctcactctactctttataaaatatgttgaaactaaatgttaagtatggccatacgactttttaaaaagtttttttttttatacgggtttttgagacattttgttaaatgaaaacatttatatttccgcattatcgagtcttgaaaatccgggtcgttacatatTATCTGATACCATAACAGGAAAAAGAAAAGACTTTGTTTTTATTGAATGAAAAACTATGTTACAATCTGAACATTAGTTCTGTTTATATATAGGTACAGAAGATAAAAAGAGCTGTAACTAACAGCTAACTAAAATCAAAACTAACTAACAACTTTTGCCTAATGTAATAGAGGTAATCTGATCAACATAATTGTTATATTTTAGTCCTGAAATCATCATATTTCATTTATTGCGGATCAAAATTTGAAAGTGTAAAGTAAATTGTCATTTCAATTTCTAAACAAACTTACGGTGTAATCAATCGTTACAAAACGCTTTGTATTTGCATATTCAATATTTTTGTAGGATCATCGTAATTAGATGCAAATGTACACTACTTTCTTACAATGAAATGGTCCAAATTTGGTTCAAGCATGAAAATTCCGTGTTTTTTATTGAATGGCAATAGGTTCCATCAAAGATGGAAATACATGGAGACTACTTCTAATAGGTTGGAAATTTCTCGCATAAATAGGAATGAGATGGGGATGTGACATTTTCAATCATCGATGCAGGAATGAGGGTCGCTACCCTTCTCGTCTTTGTTTagaatttgttattttattatatgtatacatattgtaataaatattttattttgttttattttcacaTAATAAATTTATCTAAACCTATTATTATCTTTTAAAGTAGTCATtttgttatgtttattttgttgtgttaatttttgtctatttcttttttttttatattttacataAATGGGTCTCTGTTGGGGTCTCCAATCCCAATAGAAATTTTTCGTCATCGCCCCACTGTGGATCAA is a window of Humulus lupulus chromosome 4, drHumLupu1.1, whole genome shotgun sequence DNA encoding:
- the LOC133831191 gene encoding uncharacterized protein LOC133831191; the protein is MAVPGRRNGLMEEDDNEDDNALFDEDLGELDLDTPPHLRALATAAQLGNVDALRLALDNLEGSIDQPAEDGDSALHLCCLYGHLPCVQLLIERGANLEAKDEDGAIPLHDACASGFTEIVQFLINRANNAECLKRMLESVDAEGDTPLHHAARGEHDDIVRLLLASGASPTSANLYGKIPSELPEPDTEARRILEAAAASAQQCQ